TTAGCTACAAAAATTAAAGAAAATATGTTCGTATTTGAAGATTTATTAAATTTAGAGAGCGAATATGTAATGAAAATATTACAAAACGTAGATACTGGAGATGTTGCTGTAGCAATGAAAAATGCTACTGATGATGATATGTTAAAAATCACAGGTGCAATGTCTAGTAGAGCAAGTGATAGGTTTAAAGAAGAGTTTGAGATGCTAACCAAAGTTAAAATTAAAGATATTGAAGCAGCTCAAAGAAAAATGCTTGATGTAGCCCAAAAAATGATAGAAGAGGGTGTAATTGATAGAGATATGGATGAATAATGAATAAAAGTAATGTTTACTCAAGTGCTAAAGTTGTTAGTAAAAATGATTCAGTGGAAAATTTCCAATTAGGAACCTTTATTCAAAATGAATCAAATCCAGAACAAATAAATAATCAAGCAGTTTTAAATGATAGAGAGATTAATGGAAATATTGATCCTGTATTAAATGAAATTAGAGCTTTAAATGGCCAAATTGGAGCTTTAGGTGAAAAAATAACACTTCTTGAAAATAACGGAATGACAGGAAAAGAAATAGATGCACAAGTAGTACAAGCAATAAAAGATTTAAAACATTATGCAAACTTTTTTGAACAGGCTACTTTTCAGATGGAATCGAAGTTATTAAAAACTTCAATTTCAATTGCTCAAAAAATTATTTCTATTGAAGTTGGTGAAAATTCATCAATGATTGCAAAACAGACTATTACCCATCTTTTAGATAAGATTAAAAGCGCCTCTCGGGTAAAAATTCATTTAAATCCTAAAGATTATGAGATATTACGAAATGACTTAAATCTTGAGAATTTTATTGAGTTAGTAGAAGATCCTAATGTAACTGCTGGTGGAGTAGTAATTGCAAGTGACTTAGGAAATTTTGATGGTAACATTGAAGCAAAAGTAAACTCAATGCTAGAA
This genomic interval from Arcobacter sp. LA11 contains the following:
- a CDS encoding FliH/SctL family protein, which encodes MNKSNVYSSAKVVSKNDSVENFQLGTFIQNESNPEQINNQAVLNDREINGNIDPVLNEIRALNGQIGALGEKITLLENNGMTGKEIDAQVVQAIKDLKHYANFFEQATFQMESKLLKTSISIAQKIISIEVGENSSMIAKQTITHLLDKIKSASRVKIHLNPKDYEILRNDLNLENFIELVEDPNVTAGGVVIASDLGNFDGNIEAKVNSMLESLDSVI